A DNA window from Setaria viridis chromosome 2, Setaria_viridis_v4.0, whole genome shotgun sequence contains the following coding sequences:
- the LOC117845208 gene encoding uncharacterized protein has protein sequence MAYNPCYNTNGYASHQTSVPRPPPQPQPPLLPLPAAQAPPQCWSRPVSRAKKPRCYDAAPGPNKLAAPATSAPITVAAPSKKRTAPAATGLEVEWTGTGSLYSVSPPPSSVPMPTSLLLTVTAARKAPTACAVEVAGAGCGGVDVGATDELRRLLRL, from the coding sequence ATGGCTTACAATCCGTGCTACAACACCAACGGCTACGCCAGCCACCAGACGTCAGTTCCacgaccgccgccgcagccccagCCTCCGctcctgccgctgccggcggcgcaggCCCCGCCGCAATGCTGGAGCCGTCCGGTGTCGCGCGCCAAGAAGCCGCGCTGCTACGACGCCGCGCCGGGGCCCAACAAGCTCGCCGCGCCTGCGACCTCGGCGCCCATCACCGTCGCGGCGCCGTCCAAGAAGAGGACGGCGCCAGCGGCTACTGGACTGGAGGTGGAGTGGACGGGGACGGGCTCGCTTTACTCGGTGTCGCCACCGCCGAGTAGCGTGCCGATGCCGACGTCCCTGCTGCTCACCGtcacggcggcgaggaaggcgcCGACGGCCTGCGCCGTCGAggtggccggcgccggctgTGGTGGCGTGGATGTCGGCGCCACGGACGAGCTCCGGCGGCTGCTCCGCCTCTAG
- the LOC117845207 gene encoding 3-dehydroquinate synthase, chloroplastic, with product MAASASSLLAAAVSSSCAAISSRLPRGAPAAASVPSPSRQSCSSLRASLARRQQSRFVASVAPTMQPPAESRVSTVVDVDLGDRSYPIYIGAGLLDEPDLLQRHVHGKRVLVVTNTTVAPLYLEKVSWALTHNNPNVSVESVILPDGEKYKDMDTMMKVFDKAIESRLDRRCTFVALGGGVIGDMCGFAAAAFLRGVNFIQIPTTLMAQVDSSVGGKTGINHPLGKNLIGAFYQPQCVLIDTDTLNTLPDRELASGIAEVVKYGLIRDAPFFEWQEQNMSALLAREPSALVYAIKRSCENKAEVVAQDEKESGLRATLNLGHTFGHAIETGTGYGAWLHGEAVAAGTVMAADMSHRLGWIDESIKKRTVDILAQAKLPITPPETMTVEKFKSIMAVDKKVADGLLRLILLKGPLGSCVFTGEYDRKALDETLHAFCNN from the exons ATGGCGGCGTCCGCCTCGTCCCTCCTTGCCGCCGCAGTGTCCTCATCCTGCGCGGCCATCTCCTCCCGGCTACCCCGCggagctccggccgccgcctctgTTCCTTCGCCGTCGCGTCAATCCTGCTCTTCCCTCCGCGCTTCCCTCGCGAGGCGCCAGCAGAGCCGCTTCGTAGCCAGCGTCGCTCCCACGATGCAGCCTCCGGCGGAGTCCAGGGTCTCTACGGTGGTCGACGTCGACCTCGGCGACCGTAGCTATCCGATCTACATCGGCGCAGGCCTCCTCGACGAGCCGGACCTGCTGCAGAG GCATGTTCATGGGAAGAGGGTTCTGGTGGTGACCAATACGACCGTCGCACCGCTTTACCTGGAGAAGGTGTCCTGGGCACTCACCCACAATAACCCGAACGTGTCAGTGGAGAGCGTGATCCTGCCCGACGGTGAGAAGTACAAAGATATG GACACGATGATGAAGGTGTTTGACAAGGCAATCGAATCCCGCCTTGACCGCCGGTGCACATTTGTAGCACTGGGTGGTGGTGTCATTGGGGACATGTGTGGGTTTGCAGCTGCTGCATTCCTCCGTGGTGTCAACTTCATACAGATACCAACTACTCTGATGGCTCAG GTGGATTCATCTGTTGGTGGAAAGACTGGGATTAACCACCCACTTGGGAAGAACTTAATTGGGGCATTCTACCAGCCGCAATGTGTATTGATAGACACGGATACACTGAATACGTTGCCTGACAGGGAGCTAGCTTCAGGCATTGCTGAGGTAGTGAAGTATGGGCTCATAAGGGATGCACCATTCTTTGAGTGGCAAGAGCAGAACATGTCGGCATTGTTAGCAAG AGAACCAAGTGCTTTGGTATATGCTATTAAGAGATCATGTGAAAACAAAGCTGAAGTGGTTGCACAGGATGAGAAGGAAAGTGGTCTTCGAGCGACACTAAACCTGGGTCACACATTTGGCCAT GCTATCGAAACTGGGACTGGATATGGAGCATGGCTCCATGGGGAGGCAGTTGCTGCTGGAACA GTTATGGCAGCTGATATGTCTCACCGCCTGGGGTGGATAGACGAGTCAATCAAAAAACGCACAGTTGACATACTAGCGCAAGCCAAGCTTCCCATTACACCTCCGGAGACTATGACTGTGGAGAAGTTCAAAAGTATTATGGCT GTTGACAAGAAGGTTGCTGATGGTTTGTTGCGGCTCATCCTTCTGAAAGGACCTCTGGGGAGCTGTGTTTTTACTGGGGAGTATGACAGGAAAGCACTTGATGAAACCCTTCATGCATTCTGCAACAACTGA
- the LOC117844358 gene encoding uncharacterized protein — translation MGHARTGKLIEPRGDNAALLAIKAALGNPYHFASWTPDYTCCDWYDVDYDDSIGRVVGLSVFQDGNIMGTIPDVIAGLVHLQSLMWHHLPGISGPIPPAIAKLSNLSSLTISWNAISGPVSSFLGVLTKLTFLDLSFNSLTGTIPTSLAAIPNLSIINLSHTRLTGSIPPRLLSKSADQIYLWLSHNNLSGTLPAEFAAANFSHLNLSRNRFTGNAPGLFGRGKELQYKETKISP, via the exons ATGGGGCACGCCCGCACGGGGAAG CTAATTGAGCCACGGGGAGACAACGCGGCGCTGCTAGCCATCAAGGCTGCGCTCGGCAACCCCTACCACTTCGCATCCTGGACGCCCGACTACACGTGCTGCGATTGGTACGACGTCGACTATGACGACTCCATCGGTCGCGTCGTCGGCCTCTCCGTGTTCCAGGACGGTAACATCATGGGCACCATCCCTGACGTCATCGCCGGCCTCGTCCACCTCCAAAGCCTCATGTGGCACCACCTTCCTGGCATATCTGGCCCCATCCCTCCGGCCATCGCCAAGCTCTCCAACCTCTCCTCCCTCACCATCTCCTGGAACGCCATCTCCGGGCCCGTGTCATCCTTCCTCGGCGTGCTCACCAAGCTCACCTTCCTTGACCTCTCCTTCAACTCCCTAACAGGCACCATCCCAACCTCACTCGCCGCCATCCCCAACCTCTCCATCATCAACCTCAGCCACACCCGCCTCACCGGCTCCATCCCTCCGCGGCTCCTCAGCAAGTCCGCTGACCAGATCTACCTCTGGTTGTCGCACAACAACCTGTCTGGCACCCTCCCCGCCGAGTTCGCCGCCGCCAATTTCTCGCACCTCAACCTGTCACGCAACCGCTTCACCGGCAACGCGCCAGGCCTCTTCGGCCGGGGAAAGGAGCTCCAGTACAaggagacaaagatctcaccaTGA
- the LOC117845073 gene encoding beta-galactosidase 12, producing the protein MTVVRAAAVLVAAAALAILLPGWAAAEWSLTKKGSIVTYDGRSLMIDGKRDLFFSGAIHYPRSPPEMWPKLIERAKEGGLNTIETYVFWNAHEPEPGKYNFEGRLDLIKYIKMIQDHGMYAIVRIGPFIQAEWNHGGLPYWLREIGHIIFRANNEAFKKEMEKFVRFIVQKLKDAELFASQGGPIILTQIENEYGNIKKDHKTEGDKYLEWAAQMALSTQTGVPWIMCKQSSAPGEVIPTCNGRHCGDTWTLLDKDKPMLWTENWTAQFRAYGDQLAMRSAEDIAYAVLRFFAKGGSLVNYYMYHGGTNFGRTGASYVLTGYYDEAPMDEYGMCKEPKFGHLRDLHNVIRSYQKAFLTGEHSSEKLGHGYEAHTFELPEDNLCLSFLSNNNTGEDGTVTFRGEKHYVPSRSVSILAGCKNVVYNTKRVFVQHSERSFHTSEVTSKNKSWEMYSEQIPKFHKTKVRTKEPLEQYNQTKDASDYLWYTTSFRLESDDLPFRGDIRPVLQVKSTAHSMVGFANDAFVGSGRGSKQVKGFMFEKPVDLKVGVNHITLLSSAMGMKDSGGELAEVKGGIQECLIQGLNTGTLDLQVNGWGHKAALEGEDKEIYSEKGMGKVQWKPAQNDQPATWYKRYFDEPDGDDPVVLDMSSMSKGMIYVNGEGIGRYWVSYRTLDGTPSQALYHIPRPFLKSKDNLLVVFEEEMGKPDGILVQTVTRDDICVLLSEHNPAQIKTWDTDGDKIKLIAEDHSTRGTLSCPPKKTIQEVVFASFGNPEGMCGNFTVGTCHTPNAKQVVEKECLGKPSCVLPVEHTLYGADINCPSTTATLGVQVRCSWEKKGA; encoded by the exons ATGACCGTCGTCCGGGCCGCGGCCGTgctggtggccgccgccgcgctcgcgatCCTCCTCCcgggatgggcggcggcggagtggagcCTCACGAAGAAGGGAAGCATCGTCACCTACGACGGGCGCTCGCTCATGATCGACGGCAAGCGGGACCTCTTCTTCTCCGGCGCCATCCACTACCCCAGGAGCCCGCCTGAG ATGTGGCCGAAGCTGATCGAGCGGGCCAAGGAGGGCGGGCTCAACACGATCGAGACGTACGTATTCTGGAATGCGCACGAGCCTGAGCCCGGCAAG TACAATTTCGAAGGCAGGCTCGACTTGATCAAGTACATCAAGATGATCCAGGACCACGGCATGTATGCAATTGTGCGCATTGGGCCTTTCATCCAGGCAGAATGGAACCACGG TGGTTTGCCTTATTGGCTCAGAGAGATAGGCCACATAATATTCCGGGCAAACAATGAAGCATTCAAG AAAGAAATGGAGAAATTCGTGAGATTCATAGTGCAAAAGTTGAAGGATGCTGAGCTATTTGCATCTCAAGGAGGACCCATCATTCTAACACAG ATCGAGAATGAGTATGGGAACATAAAAAAAGATCATAAAACAGAGGGTGACAAATACCTTGAATGGGCGGCTCAAATGGCCCTTAGCACACAAACCGGAGTTCCATGGATAATGTGCAAGCAGTCTTCAGCTCCTGGTGAAGTG ATCCCTACTTGCAACGGAAGGCATTGTGGAGACACATGGACACTACTTGACAAAGATAAGCCTATGCTTTGGACTGAGAACTGGACTGCACA ATTCAGAGCATATGGTGATCAATTAGCTATGCGTTCAGCTGAGGACATTGCATATGCTGTCTTACGATTTTTTGCAAAGGGTGGGTCATTGGTTAACTACTACATG TATCATGGTGGAACAAATTTTGGAAGGACTGGCGCTTCTTATGTGCTGACCGGATACTATGATGAAGCTCCCATGGATGAATATG GTATGTGCAAGGAGCCCAAATTTGGGCATCTTAGGGACTTGCACAATGTAATAAGGTCATACCAGAAAGCATTCCTCACGGGAGAACATTCATCTGAGAAGTTGGGTCATGGGTATGAG GCACACACCTTCGAGTTGCCTGAAGATAACCTGTgcctctctttcctctccaaCAACAACACAGGGGAAGATGGTACGGTGACCTTCCGAGGGGAGAAGCACTATGTGCCTAGCCGTTCTGTCTCCATTCTTGCAGGGTGCAAGAACGTGGTTTACAATACCAAGAGA GTGTTTGTACAACACAGTGAAAGGTCATTCCATACCTCAGAGGTGACGAGCAAGAACAAATCGTGGGAAATGTACTCAGAACAGATTCCGAAGTTTCACAAGACTAAAGTCAGGACAAAGGAACCTCTGGAGCAATATAACCAAACAAAGGACGCTAGTGACTACTTGTGGTACACCACAAG CTTTCGTTTGGAGTCAGACGATTTGCCCTTTAGAGGTGATATCCGGCCTGTGCTTCAGGTCAAAAGTACTGCACACTCGATGGTTGGATTTGCCAATGATGCCTTCGTAG GAAGTGGGCGTGGAAGCAAGCAGGTAAAGGGTTTCATGTTCGAAAAACCTGTTGATCTGAAAGTAGGTGTGAACCATATCACATTGCTGTCGTCAGCGATGGGAATGAAG GACAGTGGTGGCGAACTTGCTGAAGTAAAGGGAGGCATTCAGGAGTGCCTAATCCAAGGTCTCAACACTGGGACGTTGGATTTACAGGTCAATGGCTGGGGCCATAAG GCTGCACTGGAAGGTGAGGACAAGGAGATCTATTCGGAAAAAGGTATGGGCAAAGTTCAGTGGAAACCGGCCCAGAATGACCAGCCGGCCACTTGGTATAAG AGATACTTTGATGAGCCAGATGGAGATGACCCGGTTGTTCTTGATATGAGCTCAATGAGCAAGGGCATGATTTATGTGAATGGTGAAGGCATAGGTCGATACTGGGTCTCATACAGAACTCTTGATGGAACTCCTTCTCAAGCACT GTACCATATTCCTCGTCCTTTCTTGAAATCCAAGGACAACCTCTTGGTTGTGTTCGAGGAGGAGATGGGCAAGCCGGATGGCATCCTTGTCCAGACGGTGACGAGAGACGACATTTGCGTGCTGCTCTCGGAGCACAACCCAGCGCAGATCAAGACGTGGGACACGGATGGTGACAAAATCAAGCTCATTGCAGAAGATCACAGCACGCGGGGCACATTGTCGTGCCCCCCAAAGAAGACAATCCAGGAGGTCGTTTTTGCCAGCTTTGGCAACCCGGAGGGCATGTGCGGCAACTTCACTGTAGGCACTTGCCACACTCCCAATGCAAAGCAGGTCGTTGAGAAG GAATGCCTCGGCAAGCCGTCTTGCGTGCTGCCGGTGGAGCACACATTGTACGGAGCAGACATCAACTGCCCATCAACAACTGCCACACTGGGGGTGCAGGTGAGATGCAGTTGGGAGAAGAAGGGTGCTTGA